The following coding sequences are from one Salvia hispanica cultivar TCC Black 2014 chromosome 3, UniMelb_Shisp_WGS_1.0, whole genome shotgun sequence window:
- the LOC125213200 gene encoding helicase-like transcription factor CHR28 isoform X7 has translation MFTSILILSGNSWARPLRLRRVIYWKTYLLLMSHKVDSRTGSSDGISGSAGASSAIVGAGMREPSLQFSKAESCSITATDGISVQENGRSDSFIVGCPRTPSSCNQNDGGRPPSGTSNSCDPLGSYGTHHVTHDGESYADIHMNHDKDLIGYSGLDFHYENREDVSAIDGDRISLELSHTESSSCEINTVDIPDFTPENGGMHLFGSDGQSYDSRSSGFQSLACDGGRMVNAKDEGENFSDVSINAIPYMYVAASQFGDRTAECGSSRSVSLIGQVGFSYSRDMNALQAETKDLSPDSLSCIFSQTGGDTTNEIVSRASEVVDMACRKYHGDLSKQPAVKSIQWSPSGSFSSVSCENYISCREDEGEDMLLESDFLPQGMFGQTNNQKIGIVARDGNSDLLVSCQPGLWPLAPVKAEMNCQKMEIEVSEFNNLYLPNINYQRVQSNTLEPINLDDDSDLCILEDMSTPAVASKPVTINEKFLAASQYSTSIGPVDQMTMGHSRLRPNDERVIFQVAVQDLSQPKSEAIPPDGLAVALLKHQRIALFWMVNKETKGACCSGGILADDQGLGKTVSTIALILKERSPSFKAPVANTMKQCQMEMCDLDKENGASDTYNGCETNMQTKGRPPAGTLIVCPTSVLRQWSEELFNKVTREANLSVLVYHGSGRIKDPLELAKYDVVITTYAIVSMEVPKQPVVDENDDQFGTPFNGFSSSKKRKLPETTSSNKSGKSKKSKKQIDNELLETISGPLAKVGWYRVVLDEAQTIKNHRTQVARACWGLRAKRRWCLSGTPIQNAIDDLYSYFRFLRHEPYATFKNFCEHLKSPIHRNPTVGYKKLQAVLKTIMLRRTKGTCIDGEPIIDLPPKTIELKRVDFSTKERDFYLRLEADSKAQFAEYAKAGTVKQNYVNILLMLLRLRQACDHPLLVKGFGSSTQTTSSINMAMNFPLEKNIFLLNRLEGSLAICGICSDPPEDAVVTVCGHVFCNQCICEHMIGDDTQCPYKSCKTRVTSSHIFSITTLRNAISDNTKQENNHTFNCSDSELAKVSGSCSSSYPEGSSKIKATMELLAGLSKPHVPASTLSFLEPNEGCSDLLHDCDSVGENGTPDIKHVPHSSVKVAGEKAIVFSQWTRMLDLLEDYLKSSSIQYRRLDGTMPISARDKAVKEFKSRPEVTVMIMSLKAASLGLNMVAACHVILLDLWWNPTTEDQAIDRAHRIGQTRPVSVYRLTVKDTVEDRILALQEKKREMVASAFGEDETGGRQTRLTVEDLKYLFQG, from the exons ATGTTTACATCGATTTTGATTCTTTCTGGGAACTCATGGGCGCGCCCGCTTCGCCTTCGCAG GGTAATATATTGGAAGACCTATCTTTTATTGATGTCCCACAAGGTTG ATTCTAGGACTGGAAGTTCAGATGGCATCTCAGGATCTGCAGGAGCTTCTTCTGCTATTGTGGGTGCTGGAATGCGAGAACCTTCTCTGCAGTTCAGTAAAGCTGAGAGCTGCTCTATAACTGCCACTGACGGAATATCGGTCCAAGAAAATGGCCGTTCTGATAGTTTTATAGTTGGTTGTCCCCGGACGCCATCATCATGCAACCAAAATGATGGTGGCAGACCTCCATCTGGGACGTCCAATTCTTGTGACCCATTGGGTTCGTATGGCACCCACCATGTTACTCATGATGGAGAGTCTTATGCTGATATTCACATGAACCATGATAAGGATCTGATTGGATACTCTGGGCTAGATTTTCACTATGAAA ACAGGGAGGATGTCTCAGCTATTGATGGAGATAGGATTTCTCTGGAACTTTCCCATACGGAGTCCAGTTCTTGTGAAATTAATACAGTCGACATTCCAGATTTTACTCCTGAAAATGGTGGCATGCACCTTTTCGGCTCAGATGGTCAATCCTATGATTCTCGTAGTTCTGGATTTCAATCCTTAGCTTGTGATGGAGGTAGGATGGTCAATGCTAAGgatgaaggagaaaattttAGCGATGTCTCCATAAATGCAATACCATACATGTATGTGGCTGCTTCTCAGTTTGGGGACCGTACAGCTGAATGTGGGAGTAGTAGAAGTGTTTCCTTAATTGGCCAAGTTGGATTTAGCTATTCCAGAGATATGAATGCATTGCAGGCAGAGACAAAAGATCTTTCTCCTGATTCTTTGTCATGCATCTTTAGCCAGACAGGAGGTGATACCACCAATGAAATTGTTTCTAGAGCATCtgaagttgttgacatggcctGTAGGAAATATCATGGGGATTTGAGTAAGCAGCCCGCTGTAAAAAGTATACAATGGTCTCCATCTGGTTCCTTCTCTTCGGTTTCATGTGAGAACTATATTTCATGCAGAGAGGATGAAGGCGAGGACATGCTTTTGGAGAGTGATTTCCTTCCTCAGGGTATGTTTGGTCAGACTAACAACCAAAAAATAGGTATTGTTGCTCGGGATGGTAATTCTGATCTTCTGGTGTCATGTCAACCTGGCTTATGGCCATTAGCGCCAGTTAAGGCAGAAATGAATTGTCAGAAGATGGAAATTGAGGTATCAGAGTTCAACAATCTTTATCTTCCCAACATCAATTACCAAAGGGTTCAAAGTAACACATTAGAGCCCATCAATCTTGATGATGACTCTGATCTTTGTATTCTTGAGGATATGAGTACACCAGCAGTAGCCTCAAAGCCTGTTACAATAAATGAAAAGTTCTTGGCTGCTTCACAATATTCAACATCGATAGGCCCTGTTGACCAGATGACAATGGGGCATTCAAGGCTTAGGCCAAATGATGAACGGGTTATTTTCCAAGTTGCTGTGCAG GATCTTTCTCAGCCAAAATCAGAAGCTATTCCACCTGATGGTTTGGCTGTGGCTCTACTGAAACACCAG CGCATTGCTTTATTCTGGATGGTTAACAAAGAGACGAAAGGTGCATGTTGTTCTGGTGGGATTCTTGCGGATGATCAG GGACTTGGCAAGACAGTGTCAACTATTGCATTGATATTAAAAGAGAGGTCACCTTCTTTCAAAGCACCGGTAGCTAATACTATGAAACAATGTCAAATGGAGATGTGTGATCTGGACAAGGAAAATGGAGCTTCTGATACTTACAATGGGTGCGAGACTAACATGCAAACAAAGGGTAGACCGCCTGCTGGCACCCTTATTGTATGTCCAACAAGTGTTCTCCGGCAATGGTCTGAAGAGTTGTTCAATAAAGTGACTAGGGAAGCTAATCTTTCTGTTCTAGTTTACCATGGAAGCGGCCGCATTAAGGATCCTCTTGAGCTTGCTAAATATGATGTGGTGATTACAACATATGCTATTGTTAGCATGGAGGTGCCAAAGCAGCCTGTTGTTGATGAGAATGATGATCAATTTGGCACCCCTTTTAATGGATTCTCATCTAGTAAAAAAAGGAAGTTACCTGAAACTACTTCTTCTAATAAGTCAGGTAAGAGTAAGAAGAGTAAGAAACAAATTGATAATGAATTACTTGAAACTATATCTGGCCCTCTTGCCAAGGTTGGATGGTATAGGGTTGTACTGGATGAGGCTCAAACCATCAAAAACCACAGAACTCAAGTAGCTAGGGCTTGCTGGGGACTTCGTGCTAAGCGTAGGTGGTGCTTATCCGGCACACCAATTCAGAATGCAATAGATGATCTTTATAGCTACTTTAGATTTCTCAGGCATGAACCTTATGCTACTTTTAAGAATTTCTGTGAGCATCTGAAGTCACCAATCCATAGGAATCCTACGGTTGGGTACAAAAAACTGCAAGCAGTGCTGAAGACTATCATGTTGCGCCGAACAAAAG GTACTTGTATCGATGGGGAACCAATTATTGATCTTCCACCGAAAACTATAGAATTGAAAAGGGTTGATTTCTCCACGAAGGAGCGCGATTTCTATCTCAGACTTGAGGCTGATTCAAAGGCCCAATTTGCA GAATATGCAAAAGCAGGGACAGTCAAACAGAACTATGTGAACATATTATTAATGCTTCTGCGGCTTCGACAGGCTTGTGACCACCCTCTTCTTGTTAAGGGGTTCGGTTCTAGTACACAAACGACTTCCTCCATTAACATGGCTATGAATTTTCCCCTGGAGAAAAACATCTTCCTTCTGAATCGTTTGGAAGGCTCTTTGGCAATTTGTGGGATATGCAGT GATCCACCTGAAGATGCTGTAGTAACTGTATGCGGGCATGTCTTTTGCAACCAGTGCATTTGTGAGCATATGATTGGTGATGATACCCAGTGTCCCTACAAGAGTTGCAAAACTCGCGTTACTTCCTCACACATATTTTCTATCACCACACTACGGAATGCTATATCAGATAacacaaaacaagaaaataaccACACCTTCAACTGCTCTGATTCTGAGCTTGCTAAAGTTTCTGGATCTTGTTCATCAAGCTATCCAGAAGGTTCTTCTAAAATTAAAGCTACTATGGAGCTCTTGGCGGGTTTGTCTAAGCCACATGTTCCTGCCTCCACATTGAGTTTCTTAGAGCCGAATGAAGGATGTTCAGATTTGTTGCATGATTGTGACTCAGTGGGAGAGAATGGAACTCCAGACATAAAACATGTTCCTCATAGTTCTGTTAAAGTTGCAGGGGAGAAGGCAATTGTGTTCTCCCAGTGGACAAGGATGTTGGATTTGCTTGAAGATTATTTGAAAAGTTCATCCATTCAATACCGCAGACTTGACGGAACAATGCCTATTTCTGCCAGAGACAAGGCAGTGAAAGAATTTAAAAGTCGTCCAGAG
- the LOC125213200 gene encoding helicase-like transcription factor CHR28 isoform X8 yields MSHKVAEIPGSSVLSPSHNSEASDSRTGSSDGISGSAGASSAIVGAGMREPSLQFSKAESCSITATDGISVQENGRSDSFIVGCPRTPSSCNQNDGGRPPSGTSNSCDPLGSYGTHHVTHDGESYADIHMNHDKDLIGYSGLDFHYENREDVSAIDGDRISLELSHTESSSCEINTVDIPDFTPENGGMHLFGSDGQSYDSRSSGFQSLACDGGRMVNAKDEGENFSDVSINAIPYMYVAASQFGDRTAECGSSRSVSLIGQVGFSYSRDMNALQAETKDLSPDSLSCIFSQTGGDTTNEIVSRASEVVDMACRKYHGDLSKQPAVKSIQWSPSGSFSSVSCENYISCREDEGEDMLLESDFLPQGMFGQTNNQKIGIVARDGNSDLLVSCQPGLWPLAPVKAEMNCQKMEIEVSEFNNLYLPNINYQRVQSNTLEPINLDDDSDLCILEDMSTPAVASKPVTINEKFLAASQYSTSIGPVDQMTMGHSRLRPNDERVIFQVAVQDLSQPKSEAIPPDGLAVALLKHQRIALFWMVNKETKGACCSGGILADDQGLGKTVSTIALILKERSPSFKAPVANTMKQCQMEMCDLDKENGASDTYNGCETNMQTKGRPPAGTLIVCPTSVLRQWSEELFNKVTREANLSVLVYHGSGRIKDPLELAKYDVVITTYAIVSMEVPKQPVVDENDDQFGTPFNGFSSSKKRKLPETTSSNKSGKSKKSKKQIDNELLETISGPLAKVGWYRVVLDEAQTIKNHRTQVARACWGLRAKRRWCLSGTPIQNAIDDLYSYFRFLRHEPYATFKNFCEHLKSPIHRNPTVGYKKLQAVLKTIMLRRTKGTCIDGEPIIDLPPKTIELKRVDFSTKERDFYLRLEADSKAQFAEYAKAGTVKQNYVNILLMLLRLRQACDHPLLVKGFGSSTQTTSSINMAMNFPLEKNIFLLNRLEGSLAICGICSDPPEDAVVTVCGHVFCNQCICEHMIGDDTQCPYKSCKTRVTSSHIFSITTLRNAISDNTKQENNHTFNCSDSELAKVSGSCSSSYPEGSSKIKATMELLAGLSKPHVPASTLSFLEPNEGCSDLLHDCDSVGENGTPDIKHVPHSSVKVAGEKAIVFSQWTRMLDLLEDYLKSSSIQYRRLDGTMPISARDKAVKEFKSRPEVTVMIMSLKAASLGLNMVAACHVILLDLWWNPTTEDQAIDRAHRIGQTRPVSVYRLTVKDTVEDRILALQEKKREMVASAFGEDETGGRQTRLTVEDLKYLFQG; encoded by the exons ATGTCCCACAAGGTTG cTGAGATACCAGGATCTAGTGTACTATCACCCTCACACAACTCTGAAGCCTCAGATTCTAGGACTGGAAGTTCAGATGGCATCTCAGGATCTGCAGGAGCTTCTTCTGCTATTGTGGGTGCTGGAATGCGAGAACCTTCTCTGCAGTTCAGTAAAGCTGAGAGCTGCTCTATAACTGCCACTGACGGAATATCGGTCCAAGAAAATGGCCGTTCTGATAGTTTTATAGTTGGTTGTCCCCGGACGCCATCATCATGCAACCAAAATGATGGTGGCAGACCTCCATCTGGGACGTCCAATTCTTGTGACCCATTGGGTTCGTATGGCACCCACCATGTTACTCATGATGGAGAGTCTTATGCTGATATTCACATGAACCATGATAAGGATCTGATTGGATACTCTGGGCTAGATTTTCACTATGAAA ACAGGGAGGATGTCTCAGCTATTGATGGAGATAGGATTTCTCTGGAACTTTCCCATACGGAGTCCAGTTCTTGTGAAATTAATACAGTCGACATTCCAGATTTTACTCCTGAAAATGGTGGCATGCACCTTTTCGGCTCAGATGGTCAATCCTATGATTCTCGTAGTTCTGGATTTCAATCCTTAGCTTGTGATGGAGGTAGGATGGTCAATGCTAAGgatgaaggagaaaattttAGCGATGTCTCCATAAATGCAATACCATACATGTATGTGGCTGCTTCTCAGTTTGGGGACCGTACAGCTGAATGTGGGAGTAGTAGAAGTGTTTCCTTAATTGGCCAAGTTGGATTTAGCTATTCCAGAGATATGAATGCATTGCAGGCAGAGACAAAAGATCTTTCTCCTGATTCTTTGTCATGCATCTTTAGCCAGACAGGAGGTGATACCACCAATGAAATTGTTTCTAGAGCATCtgaagttgttgacatggcctGTAGGAAATATCATGGGGATTTGAGTAAGCAGCCCGCTGTAAAAAGTATACAATGGTCTCCATCTGGTTCCTTCTCTTCGGTTTCATGTGAGAACTATATTTCATGCAGAGAGGATGAAGGCGAGGACATGCTTTTGGAGAGTGATTTCCTTCCTCAGGGTATGTTTGGTCAGACTAACAACCAAAAAATAGGTATTGTTGCTCGGGATGGTAATTCTGATCTTCTGGTGTCATGTCAACCTGGCTTATGGCCATTAGCGCCAGTTAAGGCAGAAATGAATTGTCAGAAGATGGAAATTGAGGTATCAGAGTTCAACAATCTTTATCTTCCCAACATCAATTACCAAAGGGTTCAAAGTAACACATTAGAGCCCATCAATCTTGATGATGACTCTGATCTTTGTATTCTTGAGGATATGAGTACACCAGCAGTAGCCTCAAAGCCTGTTACAATAAATGAAAAGTTCTTGGCTGCTTCACAATATTCAACATCGATAGGCCCTGTTGACCAGATGACAATGGGGCATTCAAGGCTTAGGCCAAATGATGAACGGGTTATTTTCCAAGTTGCTGTGCAG GATCTTTCTCAGCCAAAATCAGAAGCTATTCCACCTGATGGTTTGGCTGTGGCTCTACTGAAACACCAG CGCATTGCTTTATTCTGGATGGTTAACAAAGAGACGAAAGGTGCATGTTGTTCTGGTGGGATTCTTGCGGATGATCAG GGACTTGGCAAGACAGTGTCAACTATTGCATTGATATTAAAAGAGAGGTCACCTTCTTTCAAAGCACCGGTAGCTAATACTATGAAACAATGTCAAATGGAGATGTGTGATCTGGACAAGGAAAATGGAGCTTCTGATACTTACAATGGGTGCGAGACTAACATGCAAACAAAGGGTAGACCGCCTGCTGGCACCCTTATTGTATGTCCAACAAGTGTTCTCCGGCAATGGTCTGAAGAGTTGTTCAATAAAGTGACTAGGGAAGCTAATCTTTCTGTTCTAGTTTACCATGGAAGCGGCCGCATTAAGGATCCTCTTGAGCTTGCTAAATATGATGTGGTGATTACAACATATGCTATTGTTAGCATGGAGGTGCCAAAGCAGCCTGTTGTTGATGAGAATGATGATCAATTTGGCACCCCTTTTAATGGATTCTCATCTAGTAAAAAAAGGAAGTTACCTGAAACTACTTCTTCTAATAAGTCAGGTAAGAGTAAGAAGAGTAAGAAACAAATTGATAATGAATTACTTGAAACTATATCTGGCCCTCTTGCCAAGGTTGGATGGTATAGGGTTGTACTGGATGAGGCTCAAACCATCAAAAACCACAGAACTCAAGTAGCTAGGGCTTGCTGGGGACTTCGTGCTAAGCGTAGGTGGTGCTTATCCGGCACACCAATTCAGAATGCAATAGATGATCTTTATAGCTACTTTAGATTTCTCAGGCATGAACCTTATGCTACTTTTAAGAATTTCTGTGAGCATCTGAAGTCACCAATCCATAGGAATCCTACGGTTGGGTACAAAAAACTGCAAGCAGTGCTGAAGACTATCATGTTGCGCCGAACAAAAG GTACTTGTATCGATGGGGAACCAATTATTGATCTTCCACCGAAAACTATAGAATTGAAAAGGGTTGATTTCTCCACGAAGGAGCGCGATTTCTATCTCAGACTTGAGGCTGATTCAAAGGCCCAATTTGCA GAATATGCAAAAGCAGGGACAGTCAAACAGAACTATGTGAACATATTATTAATGCTTCTGCGGCTTCGACAGGCTTGTGACCACCCTCTTCTTGTTAAGGGGTTCGGTTCTAGTACACAAACGACTTCCTCCATTAACATGGCTATGAATTTTCCCCTGGAGAAAAACATCTTCCTTCTGAATCGTTTGGAAGGCTCTTTGGCAATTTGTGGGATATGCAGT GATCCACCTGAAGATGCTGTAGTAACTGTATGCGGGCATGTCTTTTGCAACCAGTGCATTTGTGAGCATATGATTGGTGATGATACCCAGTGTCCCTACAAGAGTTGCAAAACTCGCGTTACTTCCTCACACATATTTTCTATCACCACACTACGGAATGCTATATCAGATAacacaaaacaagaaaataaccACACCTTCAACTGCTCTGATTCTGAGCTTGCTAAAGTTTCTGGATCTTGTTCATCAAGCTATCCAGAAGGTTCTTCTAAAATTAAAGCTACTATGGAGCTCTTGGCGGGTTTGTCTAAGCCACATGTTCCTGCCTCCACATTGAGTTTCTTAGAGCCGAATGAAGGATGTTCAGATTTGTTGCATGATTGTGACTCAGTGGGAGAGAATGGAACTCCAGACATAAAACATGTTCCTCATAGTTCTGTTAAAGTTGCAGGGGAGAAGGCAATTGTGTTCTCCCAGTGGACAAGGATGTTGGATTTGCTTGAAGATTATTTGAAAAGTTCATCCATTCAATACCGCAGACTTGACGGAACAATGCCTATTTCTGCCAGAGACAAGGCAGTGAAAGAATTTAAAAGTCGTCCAGAG